The Aeromicrobium sp. Sec7.5 genome window below encodes:
- a CDS encoding ArsR/SmtB family transcription factor has product MSTPVRPEQPEGVDRAIDMVGNRVKVAAIRSLLVDGPATQTELAERLSVQRSLLRKHLPVLEELGVVWVHPPREETDARRRQYSIIPAELEKTLTDLRRGLGLD; this is encoded by the coding sequence ATGTCGACTCCTGTGCGTCCTGAGCAGCCCGAAGGCGTCGATCGTGCGATCGACATGGTTGGGAACCGTGTCAAAGTCGCGGCGATTCGCTCGCTGCTCGTCGATGGGCCGGCTACGCAAACGGAGCTTGCGGAACGGTTGTCTGTACAGCGCTCGCTGTTGCGGAAGCACCTGCCTGTGCTCGAGGAGCTCGGAGTCGTGTGGGTCCATCCGCCCCGCGAAGAGACCGATGCGCGCCGTCGTCAGTACTCGATCATCCCGGCAGAGCTCGAGAAGACTTTGACTGACCTGCGCCGCGGTCTCGGACTCGACTGA
- a CDS encoding tyrosine-type recombinase/integrase, with protein sequence MAEATIEPRVLLLRRFTSFVGSHPWDWTAGDVEDFTASLMTGTGRLAPSTIRGYHLTLRLFCDYLLDGRYGWVGQCEQRFGTIPSQVCHDYNTAAHLVEYEGKPSRRPFSYDEIETLFGFLDDRVEQVARSGRKGTLAALRDAQMVKTAYAFGLRRRELRFLDVVDLRPNPRMPGWGTYGAVHVRYAKSSRGSAPRRRTVLAVPEFDWVIGGLAQWVEQARPLLNPGTRSELWLTERRQRISPKTMDKRFAFLRHQAGLPAELTLHCLRHSYVTHLIEFGYPERFVTEQVGHSYASTTAIYTSVSNDFKTKTLQAALARVYDTNHNNDDNREEA encoded by the coding sequence TTGGCGGAGGCGACGATCGAGCCGCGGGTGTTGTTGCTGCGACGGTTCACCAGCTTCGTCGGGTCGCATCCGTGGGACTGGACGGCAGGCGATGTGGAGGACTTCACGGCCAGCCTGATGACCGGCACGGGGCGGTTGGCGCCGTCGACGATCCGTGGCTATCACCTGACGTTGCGGCTGTTCTGCGACTACCTGCTCGACGGTCGTTATGGCTGGGTGGGTCAGTGCGAGCAGCGGTTCGGGACGATCCCGTCGCAGGTCTGCCACGACTACAACACCGCTGCGCATCTGGTCGAGTACGAGGGCAAGCCGTCGCGGCGGCCGTTCTCGTACGACGAGATCGAGACGCTGTTCGGGTTCCTGGACGACCGCGTCGAGCAGGTCGCCCGCTCGGGTCGCAAGGGCACGTTGGCGGCGTTGCGGGACGCGCAGATGGTCAAGACGGCCTACGCCTTCGGGCTGCGCCGGCGCGAGTTGCGCTTCCTGGACGTGGTCGACCTTCGCCCGAATCCGCGGATGCCGGGCTGGGGAACCTACGGCGCAGTCCACGTCCGTTACGCCAAGTCCAGCCGCGGCAGCGCACCGCGGCGCCGCACGGTCCTGGCTGTCCCGGAGTTCGACTGGGTCATCGGCGGGCTGGCGCAGTGGGTCGAGCAGGCCAGGCCGCTGCTGAATCCCGGGACGCGCTCCGAGTTGTGGTTGACCGAACGCCGCCAGCGGATCAGCCCCAAGACGATGGACAAGCGGTTCGCGTTCCTTCGCCACCAGGCCGGGCTGCCGGCGGAGTTGACGTTGCACTGCCTGCGTCATTCCTACGTCACGCACCTGATCGAGTTCGGCTATCCCGAGCGGTTCGTGACCGAGCAGGTCGGCCACTCCTACGCCTCGACCACCGCGATCTACACCTCGGTCTCCAACGACTTCAAGACCAAGACCCTGCAGGCCGCGCTCGCACGCGTCTACGACACCAACCACAACAACGACGACAACCGGGAGGAAGCATGA
- a CDS encoding helix-turn-helix domain-containing protein has product MSTKTVIRWNLRQLMAENGMFATTDLVEPLHRRGVEISRQMVHRVATKPPLRINLDLLAALCDILACTPNDLLELAQEQVVEPAASGDIGPGIGDLRPIRATIRRPNQAE; this is encoded by the coding sequence ATGAGCACCAAGACCGTGATCCGGTGGAACCTGCGCCAGCTGATGGCCGAGAACGGCATGTTCGCCACCACCGACCTCGTCGAGCCACTGCACCGACGGGGCGTCGAGATCTCCCGGCAGATGGTCCACCGGGTCGCGACGAAACCACCCCTGCGGATCAACCTGGACCTGCTCGCAGCGCTCTGCGACATCCTGGCCTGCACCCCCAACGACCTCCTCGAGCTCGCCCAGGAGCAGGTCGTTGAGCCTGCTGCCAGTGGCGACATCGGGCCCGGGATCGGTGACCTCCGGCCGATCCGCGCCACGATCCGCCGCCCCAACCAAGCCGAGTGA